A genomic window from endosymbiont of Galathealinum brachiosum includes:
- the asnB gene encoding asparagine synthase (glutamine-hydrolyzing) encodes MCGICGIFGFDKSIEINNADILSMNNEMIHRGPEAEGEYCHKHVGLGHRRLKIIDLEGGVQPMFSQDKSIVVSFNGEIYNYKEIKDRLIQKGHVFSTHSDTEVIIHAYIEYGIKCVEQFRGMFGIAIYDHNIDELFLIRDRLGIKPIYYILEDQKLIFSSEIKPILKVIKAKPEVHIPSIDFYMSVGYVPGEQTLFDNIKKLLPGHYLHIKNNKFEIKEYWDLDLNQDQFKGSFEEAIEEFDKLAKESIDLRMISDVPLGAFLSGGLDSSAIVSYMSNLSDTPIKTFSVGYKNDPESSELIYAEQVAKYFKTEHTEYILEPLDFFNSLDLLLKYTEEPIVESAAVALYQLSKKAKEEVTVILSGEGGDEILAGYPLHQIMPKINKIHNFVKWLPMSGMSRTNFLNTEKKIKYFDWVNQPLNKRYQSISNDVTFGIKQKMYSSPAFLDYNNKTADHFEGLFNKFENRSDLSKMLYTDIKSWLPDDLLVKADKMTMAASLELRVPLLDHKLMEFTSTLPDKYKINGKQGKHLLKVAMESRLPENIIYRKKKGFPVPISNWFRTHLYDQVYDILMDTKTLSRGYFTKNYVENILIKHKSGFEDNSRRIFSLVNLELWHRKFIDC; translated from the coding sequence ATGTGTGGCATTTGCGGGATATTTGGGTTTGATAAATCTATAGAAATAAATAATGCCGATATTTTATCAATGAATAATGAAATGATTCACCGAGGTCCAGAAGCAGAAGGTGAATATTGTCATAAACACGTTGGTTTAGGGCATAGACGTTTAAAAATCATTGATCTAGAAGGCGGCGTGCAGCCAATGTTTAGTCAAGATAAATCAATAGTGGTTTCTTTTAATGGTGAAATATACAACTATAAAGAAATAAAAGATAGACTTATACAGAAAGGGCATGTTTTCTCTACGCACTCAGACACTGAAGTAATAATTCATGCATATATAGAATATGGTATTAAATGTGTCGAACAATTTAGGGGGATGTTTGGCATAGCAATCTATGATCATAATATTGATGAGTTATTTTTAATACGTGACCGCCTGGGTATTAAGCCCATATACTACATTTTAGAAGACCAAAAATTAATATTCTCATCTGAAATTAAGCCCATATTAAAAGTTATCAAAGCTAAGCCTGAAGTACATATACCTTCTATTGATTTTTACATGTCTGTTGGTTATGTCCCTGGTGAACAAACATTGTTTGATAATATTAAAAAGCTTTTACCTGGCCATTATTTACATATTAAAAATAATAAATTTGAAATTAAGGAGTATTGGGATCTTGATTTAAATCAGGATCAGTTTAAAGGTAGTTTTGAAGAAGCTATTGAAGAATTTGATAAATTGGCTAAAGAGAGCATTGATCTAAGAATGATTAGTGATGTTCCATTAGGTGCTTTTTTAAGCGGTGGATTAGATTCCAGTGCAATTGTATCTTATATGTCAAATTTATCGGATACACCCATTAAAACATTTTCTGTCGGCTATAAAAATGACCCTGAGTCAAGTGAATTAATTTATGCAGAACAAGTCGCTAAATATTTTAAAACAGAACATACCGAATATATTTTAGAGCCATTAGATTTTTTTAATTCACTTGATTTGTTATTAAAATATACAGAAGAACCGATTGTCGAAAGTGCTGCCGTTGCTTTATATCAGTTATCTAAAAAAGCTAAAGAAGAAGTAACTGTTATATTGTCGGGTGAGGGTGGAGATGAAATATTAGCAGGCTATCCTTTACATCAAATCATGCCCAAAATTAATAAAATTCATAATTTTGTTAAATGGTTACCAATGTCAGGAATGTCTAGAACTAATTTTCTTAATACAGAAAAAAAGATAAAGTATTTTGATTGGGTTAATCAGCCACTAAATAAACGTTACCAAAGTATATCTAATGATGTGACTTTTGGCATAAAACAAAAAATGTATTCATCACCTGCATTCTTAGATTATAATAATAAAACGGCAGATCATTTCGAGGGACTATTTAATAAATTTGAAAACAGAAGTGATTTATCAAAAATGTTGTATACAGATATAAAATCTTGGTTACCAGATGACTTGTTAGTGAAAGCAGATAAAATGACTATGGCGGCATCATTAGAATTACGCGTACCATTGCTGGATCATAAGCTAATGGAGTTCACTTCTACTCTACCTGATAAATATAAAATAAATGGGAAGCAAGGTAAGCATTTGTTAAAGGTAGCTATGGAATCTAGATTGCCAGAAAATATAATATATCGCAAAAAGAAAGGCTTCCCGGTTCCAATTTCAAACTGGTTTAGAACGCATTTATATGATCAGGTATATGATATTTTAATGGATACAAAAACATTATCTCGAGGATACTTTACTAAAAATTATGTTGAGAATATTCTAATAAAGCATAAATCAGGTTTTGAAGATAATAGTAGAAGAATTTTTTCACTTGTTAATTTAGAGCTTTGGCATAGAAAGTTTATTGATTGTTAA
- a CDS encoding transcription-repair coupling factor, producing the protein MTSTQIDFDLITAPDKAQLNEYGQLYGCARAFSIANLALKKSNPVVVITEDVNQSQILQHELSFFVSSKCKILELPDWETLPYDIFSPHQDIISQRLTTLYQLSDMQSGDILILPVSTLLQRLPPKSYIKSQVLMLKQNQALDLDDFRISLEQNGYQCVSQVMEHGEFAVRGSIIDLYPSGHDLPFRIDLFDTDIDSIRQFDPESQRSLDAIKSIEILPAREFPFNKEAISEFRTRYREQLSGDPTTSKIYQEISQGIIPNGIEYYLPLFFDELNTIFNYIPKNTIICSTKELIQTIEHFNHDVAERYEQRCHDIERPILKPESLYLNTEELLHSVQDFSQIQTQTEKNAPGNSANDLPFKAPAQFLAETRTDTSLVKLVSYVKEYTGRILLITESAGRREMLLEMLHDQKLFPNVSESWHEFVNSTEHLSIAVASIDRGLSLNEPEICILTEAQIFGERSQQQRRKRKRTRDAEAIIGNLTDLSMGSPVVHEEHGVGRYLGLQKLTMGDIETEVLTIEYAGGDKLYVPVASLDLISRYTGADADHAPQHRLGTETWSKARKKAAKKINDIAVEILDIHARRAAKGGLAYNINMDEYNQFSAAFPFEETEDQLKAINSVMEDLSEAKSMDRVVCGDVGFGKTEVAMRATFIAANANKQVAILVPTTLLAQQHFQNFKDRFADWPFKIECLSRFNTKKQQDQVIADLKNGKVDIIIGTHKLLQKDIGFDNLGLLIIDEEHRFGVKHKEQFKNLRAEVDILTLTATPIPRTLNMSLAGLRDLSIIASPPTQRHAIKTFVSEWNDQQVHEACLREIKRGGQVYVLHNEVKTIEKMCKTLEDLIPEASVQFAHGQMREKDLERIMLDFVHQRFNILVSTTIIESGIDIPSANTIIINRADKLGLAQLHQIRGRVGRSHHRAFAYLITPPKKAMTKDAVKRLEAIESLEDLGVGFTLATHDLEIRGAGELLGDDQSGQIHEIGFSLYTELLDRAVKALKSGKTVDLDKPIHQGTTIDLGVPALLPDDYIYDIHTRLILYKRISNAPNQHALDEVRVELIDRFGLLPDIAKNLFEVTSLKLLTQCIGVEKITAVDSLVRIIFNLNANIDPARLISLIQSEPQIYKLNGTNTLIIYKETTECEQRVKILHDILNSLMLQEAA; encoded by the coding sequence ATGACTTCAACTCAAATAGATTTTGATCTAATAACAGCACCTGACAAAGCACAACTTAACGAGTATGGGCAGTTATATGGCTGCGCTCGTGCATTCTCTATAGCGAACCTGGCATTAAAAAAATCCAATCCCGTAGTAGTCATAACAGAAGATGTTAATCAGTCACAAATTTTACAGCATGAATTGAGTTTTTTTGTATCGAGTAAATGCAAGATACTGGAGTTACCCGACTGGGAAACACTCCCTTATGATATTTTTTCACCTCATCAGGATATTATTTCTCAACGTTTAACGACACTGTACCAATTATCAGATATGCAGTCGGGTGATATTCTTATATTACCAGTATCAACTCTATTACAACGTCTTCCACCTAAATCTTATATCAAATCTCAAGTACTAATGCTGAAACAAAATCAGGCTTTAGATTTAGATGACTTTCGCATCAGTCTTGAACAGAATGGCTACCAGTGCGTTTCTCAGGTTATGGAACACGGTGAATTTGCTGTTCGCGGCTCAATTATAGATTTATACCCTTCTGGGCATGACTTACCTTTTAGAATAGATTTATTTGATACAGACATAGACTCAATTCGACAATTTGACCCAGAAAGCCAAAGATCACTCGACGCCATTAAATCAATAGAAATATTACCCGCACGTGAATTCCCTTTTAATAAAGAAGCAATCAGTGAGTTCCGTACACGTTATCGAGAACAATTATCCGGTGACCCTACTACGAGTAAAATTTATCAGGAAATATCTCAGGGTATCATTCCTAATGGCATTGAATATTACCTCCCCCTGTTTTTTGATGAATTGAATACGATATTTAACTATATCCCAAAAAACACAATAATTTGCTCCACGAAAGAACTGATACAAACCATTGAGCATTTTAATCATGATGTAGCAGAACGTTATGAACAACGTTGTCATGATATTGAACGCCCGATACTAAAACCTGAATCACTTTATCTGAATACAGAAGAATTGCTGCATTCAGTTCAGGATTTTTCTCAAATACAAACGCAGACTGAGAAAAATGCTCCGGGTAATAGCGCTAATGATTTACCATTTAAAGCCCCTGCACAATTTCTGGCCGAAACCAGAACGGATACATCTCTGGTAAAACTGGTTTCTTATGTAAAGGAATATACAGGCAGAATTTTACTGATTACTGAATCGGCTGGTCGCCGGGAAATGTTACTTGAAATGCTGCATGACCAGAAACTCTTTCCTAATGTATCTGAAAGCTGGCATGAATTTGTTAACTCCACTGAACACCTGAGCATTGCAGTAGCATCAATAGATAGAGGATTAAGCTTAAACGAGCCTGAAATCTGTATATTAACTGAAGCTCAGATATTTGGTGAACGCTCACAACAACAACGAAGAAAACGAAAACGCACGCGTGATGCAGAAGCCATCATAGGTAATCTGACTGATTTAAGTATGGGCTCACCCGTAGTTCACGAAGAGCATGGTGTTGGACGTTACCTGGGTTTACAGAAGTTAACTATGGGCGACATAGAGACTGAAGTATTAACCATAGAATATGCAGGTGGAGATAAACTATACGTACCTGTCGCTTCATTAGATTTAATAAGTCGTTATACCGGTGCAGATGCAGATCATGCACCTCAGCATCGACTGGGTACAGAAACCTGGTCTAAAGCTCGTAAAAAAGCAGCCAAAAAAATAAATGATATAGCGGTAGAGATTCTTGATATTCATGCCCGTAGAGCAGCCAAAGGTGGTCTTGCTTATAATATAAATATGGATGAATATAATCAGTTTTCTGCTGCTTTTCCATTTGAAGAAACTGAAGATCAGTTAAAAGCTATTAACTCCGTTATGGAGGATTTATCTGAAGCAAAATCAATGGACCGAGTTGTTTGTGGTGACGTGGGTTTCGGTAAAACAGAAGTAGCAATGCGCGCCACATTTATCGCTGCAAATGCGAATAAACAGGTCGCAATACTGGTTCCTACAACCTTACTTGCACAGCAACACTTTCAAAACTTTAAAGACCGTTTTGCAGACTGGCCCTTCAAAATAGAATGCCTTTCTCGTTTTAATACAAAAAAACAACAAGATCAGGTTATTGCAGATTTAAAAAATGGTAAAGTTGATATTATTATAGGCACACATAAATTATTACAAAAAGATATTGGGTTCGATAATCTAGGTTTGTTAATTATTGATGAGGAACACCGGTTCGGCGTTAAACATAAAGAACAATTTAAAAACCTTCGAGCAGAAGTCGATATTTTAACCTTAACGGCTACACCTATTCCACGCACATTAAACATGTCACTTGCAGGTTTACGCGATTTATCCATTATCGCCTCACCGCCAACACAACGCCATGCAATAAAAACCTTTGTATCAGAATGGAATGATCAGCAGGTACATGAAGCCTGTTTACGTGAAATAAAACGTGGTGGACAGGTTTATGTGTTACATAATGAAGTTAAAACAATTGAGAAAATGTGCAAAACACTGGAGGATTTAATTCCTGAAGCCAGTGTACAGTTTGCGCATGGACAAATGCGAGAAAAAGACCTTGAGCGTATTATGCTCGATTTTGTTCATCAACGATTTAATATTCTGGTAAGCACAACAATTATAGAAAGTGGCATTGATATACCAAGTGCAAATACTATTATTATTAATCGTGCAGACAAACTGGGGTTAGCGCAGCTTCATCAAATACGCGGCCGTGTGGGTCGCTCCCATCACAGGGCGTTTGCATATTTAATTACACCGCCTAAAAAAGCTATGACAAAGGATGCCGTTAAACGCCTTGAAGCAATAGAATCATTAGAAGATCTGGGTGTTGGCTTTACACTGGCAACACATGATTTAGAAATAAGGGGCGCTGGTGAGCTGTTAGGAGATGATCAAAGCGGTCAGATTCATGAAATTGGCTTTAGCCTTTATACTGAACTGTTAGATAGAGCGGTTAAAGCCCTAAAATCGGGTAAAACCGTTGACCTTGATAAACCAATACATCAAGGCACTACCATTGATTTGGGTGTCCCCGCACTACTTCCTGATGATTATATTTATGACATTCACACTCGCTTGATTCTTTATAAACGTATTTCAAATGCCCCTAACCAGCATGCGCTTGATGAGGTTCGAGTAGAGCTTATAGATCGTTTCGGTTTATTACCCGATATTGCTAAAAACCTCTTTGAGGTGACCTCATTAAAGTTATTAACTCAGTGCATAGGTGTTGAAAAAATTACAGCTGTAGATTCACTGGTTCGTATTATTTTTAATTTGAATGCCAATATAGACCCTGCACGTCTTATTTCGTTGATACAATCTGAACCGCAAATATATAAGCTAAACGGAACTAATACCTTGATTATTTATAAAGAGACCACAGAGTGTGAACAAAGAGTAAAAATATTACACGACATACTTAATTCACTCATGCTACAGGAAGCAGCTTAA
- the nadE gene encoding NAD(+) synthase yields the protein MLPLKPCLTIAASINHKQRIRKALEYFHADRLNYAVIGTPNRLEYDQGFFVKNGDGAADIKPISHLYKSQVYAMAKHLGLPDAICNTTPTTDTYSLEQGQDEFYFALPYEKMDIALWYLNNGKTEAELTEKLNITLDQAKYIFKDILSKRRTTKYLHLEPQLIEKNIITQV from the coding sequence ATGTTACCTTTAAAGCCATGCTTAACTATAGCTGCTTCAATAAATCATAAACAAAGAATACGCAAAGCACTTGAGTATTTCCATGCAGATAGATTAAATTATGCTGTGATTGGCACACCAAACAGGCTGGAATATGATCAGGGGTTTTTCGTAAAGAATGGTGACGGTGCTGCAGATATAAAGCCGATTTCTCATTTGTATAAATCACAGGTGTATGCAATGGCTAAGCATCTTGGGTTACCTGATGCCATATGTAATACCACACCAACTACTGATACCTACAGTCTTGAGCAGGGGCAGGATGAATTCTACTTCGCTTTACCTTATGAAAAAATGGATATTGCTCTATGGTATCTCAATAATGGTAAGACAGAAGCGGAGCTTACTGAGAAACTTAATATAACGCTTGATCAGGCAAAATATATTTTTAAAGACATTCTTTCAAAACGAAGAACAACTAAATATTTACATTTAGAACCACAGCTAATTGAAAAGAATATAATTACACAGGTTTAA
- a CDS encoding cytochrome C: MTNYKNENGNNYNNKSYKFRYFIPRKINISRISLSFKSIVLSSLLFTVFQLQAEPVLHPAIPILDENGLHVLDSQKAYSAKMTCGTGGCHDYEAITSAFHFEMGSKEARDDFGKNHGVSTLVSPGYFGGYNCMSGSNPDTLASKVNVSEADFKDKGVAGWVQRCSGCHTGGGWMEKDRNGIRYDEKDPTTVAHLDGDYFNRGTDSNNQPASEDTISQWDWKKSGVVEADCFLCHADFSALVKTDPETAGNTDDAFDHADDMRNDYLIDGGFFNYAGTAILEFLNLNNGGDPANDKTLLIFDRTASTDSSDHMAPDYTLNLNADGKPILHWNADAFVDGKVEIPMLRFPENENCMNCHSTSNSRRGFYGFGEEASAVYDEEGMLVEDYQDDVHKGLEWTENGETRPIENCNACHSRNYYNSLANTDNVDLDANHNFLKGNSDMDLRNDKDYSPNALSCVYCHETAENPAIPSLEGSDLDKTMLNAHLEKWKASGDMAGYTADSLTRITQSHLDVVSCQACHINDKVARGRSMQIMFRYRQEEDGKLKIVPYAQRDRYYWKDKNTNTILNKTERNSVFELRGGDTSMPGMVMPSDDMYGVIVDPETGAELAEVTARLSHGSIRFGDPEGYAGYLALRNAYNKVFKIKGFENADAVMVLTESNQYIMNHNTRPAVDSLQCEDCHANTQRGFSALVADDSVFGSANSATIFSLPDARLISEGIVELDKPYMKANENEDGSADITLNVSDILYSTRLNPSLSILNADIASEMTGMVNKVSLAEAARLASISKAEHIDILYQQSGDELFVFAPLYGDPSVRKVAIMPMVNNTSNLIFPTYQFRISLADNDVVNTAANSGFGGLNADVFSLQATDADGVDVSSFGNSNILVKLPYTGTENSIENIKLITSVDGNEWVDVNASDILILNPQTDSEYGYLVFKTSHFSFYTITLADETNVSEPVVEASSSGGGSAPWLLILLIGLYHLRGRK, translated from the coding sequence GTGACAAATTATAAAAATGAGAACGGCAATAATTATAACAATAAATCATATAAATTTAGATACTTCATACCTAGAAAAATAAATATCAGTCGAATTAGTTTGTCCTTTAAATCAATTGTTTTATCTAGTTTATTGTTTACAGTTTTTCAATTGCAGGCTGAACCAGTACTGCATCCCGCTATACCCATTTTAGATGAAAATGGTTTGCATGTGCTCGATAGCCAGAAAGCCTACAGTGCTAAAATGACCTGTGGCACAGGTGGCTGTCATGATTACGAGGCTATTACTTCAGCTTTTCATTTTGAAATGGGAAGCAAGGAAGCAAGAGATGATTTTGGTAAAAACCACGGCGTATCTACATTAGTATCTCCCGGATATTTCGGTGGTTATAATTGTATGAGTGGTAGTAACCCGGATACGCTTGCTAGTAAAGTGAACGTCAGCGAAGCAGATTTTAAAGATAAAGGTGTTGCTGGCTGGGTTCAACGTTGTTCAGGTTGTCACACAGGTGGTGGCTGGATGGAAAAAGATCGTAACGGTATTCGTTATGATGAAAAAGATCCCACAACTGTTGCTCATCTTGATGGTGATTATTTTAATCGCGGTACTGATTCAAATAACCAGCCTGCTTCTGAAGATACCATTAGCCAGTGGGACTGGAAAAAAAGTGGTGTTGTAGAAGCTGACTGTTTCCTTTGTCATGCTGATTTTTCAGCATTGGTTAAAACAGATCCAGAAACAGCGGGTAATACGGATGATGCATTTGATCATGCTGATGACATGCGTAATGATTATCTTATAGATGGTGGTTTCTTTAACTATGCGGGCACGGCCATTCTGGAATTCCTTAATCTGAATAACGGTGGTGATCCTGCCAATGACAAAACCCTGCTTATTTTTGACCGTACCGCATCAACAGACAGTAGTGATCATATGGCTCCAGACTATACGTTGAATCTGAATGCAGATGGCAAACCAATACTTCACTGGAATGCCGATGCCTTTGTTGATGGTAAAGTAGAAATCCCCATGCTTCGTTTCCCTGAAAATGAAAACTGCATGAACTGTCATAGTACAAGTAATTCACGTCGTGGTTTTTACGGTTTTGGTGAAGAAGCTAGCGCTGTTTATGATGAAGAAGGAATGCTGGTAGAAGACTATCAGGACGATGTTCATAAAGGTTTAGAATGGACAGAAAACGGAGAGACACGTCCCATTGAAAACTGTAATGCCTGTCACTCAAGAAATTACTATAACTCACTAGCGAATACAGACAATGTAGACCTTGATGCCAATCATAATTTCCTTAAGGGGAATTCTGATATGGATCTTCGTAATGATAAAGACTACAGCCCTAATGCCCTGAGTTGTGTTTATTGTCATGAAACTGCAGAGAACCCTGCAATTCCTTCCCTGGAAGGATCTGATCTTGATAAAACGATGCTTAATGCTCACCTGGAAAAATGGAAAGCCAGTGGTGATATGGCTGGTTACACAGCAGATTCATTAACGCGTATTACACAATCTCATCTAGATGTTGTTAGCTGCCAGGCCTGTCATATTAATGACAAGGTTGCACGTGGCAGAAGTATGCAAATCATGTTCCGTTACCGGCAGGAAGAGGATGGAAAATTAAAAATTGTTCCTTATGCGCAACGTGATCGTTATTACTGGAAAGATAAAAATACCAATACTATTTTAAACAAAACAGAACGTAACAGTGTGTTTGAATTACGTGGAGGCGATACATCTATGCCGGGCATGGTGATGCCATCTGATGATATGTATGGTGTTATTGTAGATCCTGAGACGGGTGCTGAACTGGCAGAAGTTACTGCGCGTTTATCGCATGGCAGTATACGTTTTGGTGACCCTGAAGGTTATGCGGGTTATCTGGCGCTACGTAATGCATATAACAAAGTATTCAAGATAAAAGGTTTTGAGAATGCAGATGCCGTGATGGTATTAACTGAATCTAACCAGTACATCATGAATCACAATACGCGACCTGCTGTTGATTCATTGCAATGTGAAGATTGTCATGCAAATACACAACGTGGTTTTAGTGCATTAGTTGCAGATGATAGCGTATTTGGTTCTGCAAACTCTGCGACTATCTTTAGCCTGCCTGACGCTCGATTAATTAGTGAAGGCATTGTTGAGCTTGATAAACCTTATATGAAAGCCAATGAGAATGAAGATGGTAGTGCAGATATTACACTTAATGTTTCTGATATTTTATATAGCACTCGCCTTAATCCTTCATTGAGTATTTTAAATGCCGACATTGCATCAGAAATGACTGGAATGGTTAACAAAGTTAGTCTTGCAGAAGCGGCTCGTCTTGCAAGTATAAGTAAGGCAGAGCATATCGACATACTCTATCAGCAATCTGGCGATGAACTATTTGTATTCGCTCCTTTATATGGAGATCCATCTGTACGCAAAGTTGCAATAATGCCGATGGTTAACAATACATCAAATCTGATATTCCCTACTTATCAGTTCAGAATTTCGCTGGCAGATAATGATGTGGTGAATACAGCTGCAAATTCTGGATTTGGTGGTTTGAATGCAGATGTGTTTTCTTTACAGGCAACTGATGCAGATGGTGTTGATGTAAGTAGCTTTGGTAACAGTAATATACTAGTTAAATTACCTTACACTGGCACTGAAAACAGTATTGAAAATATCAAACTAATTACGTCCGTCGACGGTAACGAGTGGGTAGATGTTAATGCTTCCGATATTTTGATCCTGAACCCTCAGACAGACAGTGAATATGGGTATCTGGTTTTTAAAACCAGTCATTTCAGTTTCTATACCATTACCCTTGCAGATGAAACAAATGTATCTGAACCTGTAGTGGAAGCGTCTTCATCAGGTGGTGGTTCAGCTCCCTGGTTGCTGATTTTACTTATCGGTTTATATCATTTGAGGGGTAGAAAATAA